In Pseudomonadota bacterium, the following proteins share a genomic window:
- a CDS encoding GNAT family N-acetyltransferase: MLVEAVEEAALGAGLRSLNLDIRETQERAIALYKQLGYSCWGSHPRYAWIDGRWYTGLYYAKDLLGAGEIPAS, from the coding sequence GATGCTGGTCGAGGCGGTCGAGGAGGCCGCGCTCGGCGCCGGCCTGAGGTCCCTCAACCTGGACATTCGCGAGACCCAGGAGCGGGCCATCGCGCTCTATAAGCAGCTCGGCTACAGCTGCTGGGGCAGCCATCCGCGCTATGCCTGGATCGACGGGCGCTGGTACACCGGCCTCTATTATGCGAAGGACCTACTGGGCGCGGGCGAAATCCCCGCTTCCTAG